Proteins encoded by one window of Octopus bimaculoides isolate UCB-OBI-ISO-001 chromosome 4, ASM119413v2, whole genome shotgun sequence:
- the LOC106872022 gene encoding uncharacterized protein LOC106872022, whose protein sequence is MYKIVFKLCIHILNVTVLTELRSLWNDSKRGITSGFVVSGFAAGAFILNQAITAILNPNNDSPTLESSSGERYFQQNDILDRVPAIFWMLGSVYAFMQLIGVLLLKRPKLKKKEQIITVSMKVSLAERQQRASSRLEAINAMNKLDDIIERRVSELSVANSDGSYEVLPATTINISKEGTYENVSSSRRNSLDSDDENNYNTVHSTYSTTTIVPYELQPEHDNPSFVPDYEVDDNVADLDGNKRGVGDGNDNSDDDDYNDGGTFGNLRSSPTISRKPKKKKSVSINEASDENNPETTSVTTENINTGNTITTHDTLANNINTNTTETDGDAINMMPMGKKRRFSGVAEKDIETMGSGVAPHKVHFDISADQRRRPSTAERLVLEFRRLSRRLSVPEFVFRNIFGKSNSRRERLMRPLRLFKTKTFYKLWFIFVLNGQGIAFMLTLWKAYGQTFINDDFFLSTVGACSSLFNAFGRITWGIVADKFTFRTVSSAIGAVLTVELKETIGWDGMFFLTGGLSIIVILIAFTFDAETPSGDKI, encoded by the exons tGGAATGATTCGAAGCGAGGTATTACAAGTGGGTTTGTGGTTTCTGGTTTCGCCGCTGGGGCATTTATCCTCAACCAAGCTATAACTGCCATTCTGAACCCAAACAACGACTCTCCTACATTAGAGAGTAGCAGTGGAGAAAG atatttccAGCAAAATGATATCCTCGACCGTGTACCGGCCATCTTTTGGATGTTGGGCTCCGTTTATGCTTTCATGCAACTGATCGGAGTTTTGCTGCTAAAAAGACCGAAACTTAAAAAAAAG gAACAAATTATTACTGTGAGTATGAAAGTTTCACTGGCGGAGCGTCAGCAAAGAGCGTCGAGTCGGCTGGAGGCAATCAATGCAATGAATAAACTGGATGACATCATCGAAAGGAGAGTGTCAGAGTTAAGTGTTGCCAATTCCGATGGATCCTATGAAGTGCTGCCAGCTACGACGATTAACATTTCGAAAGAAGGAACTTACGAAAACGTTTCGTCTTCTCGACGAAATTCTCTCGATTCAGACGACGAGAACAATTATAACACGGTGCACTCTACATATTCCACGACCACCATAGTTCCGTATGAGTTGCAACCGGAACACGACAACCCATCGTTCGTTCCCGACTACGAGGTGGACGACAACGTTGCGGATTTGGACGGTAATAAACGTGGCGTGGGTGATGGCAACGATAAttctgatgacgatgattataatgaCGGTGGGACTTTCGGAAACCTACGATCATCGCCGACTATTTCTAGGAAGCCGAAGAAGAAGAAATCTGTTAGTATCAACGAAGCGTCTGATGAAAATAATCCTGAAACTACTTCTGTTACTACTGAGAATATTAACACTGGCAACACTATTACAACACACGACACCTTAGCAAATAACATTAATACTAATACAACGGAGACTGATGGTGACGCCATCAATATGATGCCGATGGGCAAGAAGCGACGCTTCAGCGGTGTTGCTGAAAAAGACATTGAAACAATGGGCTCCGGTGTTGCACCTCATAAAGTCCACTTTGATATTTCGGCCGACCAAAGACGGAGACCATCAACAGCCGAGAGGTTGGTGCTGGAATTCAGAAGGCTCAGTCGACGACTAAGTGTCCCTGaatttgttttcagaaatattttcggAAA ATCTAACAGTCGTCGAGAAAGGCTAATGCGGCCATTACGGTTATTTAAAACAAAGACATTCTATAAATTATGGTTTATTTTCGTACTTAATGGACAGGGAATTGCCTTTATGTTAACACTTTGGAAG GCTTACGGTCAAACGTTCATCAACGATGACTTCTTCCTGTCAACAGTCGGCGCATGCTCATCGCTGTTCAACGCGTTTGGAAGAATCACGTGGGGTATTGTGGCAGACAAGTTTACCTTCAGA ACTGTTTCCAGTGCCATCGGAGCTGTTCTCACCGTAGAACTCAAAGAGACAATTGGTTGGGATGGAATGTTCTTTCTAACTGGAGGTCTCTCGATTATCG tgATTCTTATAGCGTTCACATTTGACGCCGAGACGCCATCAGGCGATAAAATTTAG